In Pikeienuella piscinae, the sequence ACGATGGACAGCACGCCCCCAAACACCATCAGCAAAAGCCCGACCAGCACCATGCGCTTGTCGCCGAAGCGCGCGCCGAGCAGGCCGCCGGGCAGGGCGAGGGCGATCCCCGGTGAAAGATAAAGACCGACGAGAAGCCCGATCTCCGCAAGGCTTACGCCGTAGGACTCTGCGAAAAGCGGCGAGAGCGCGCCGATCGTCTGAAACTGAAAGGCCATCGCCGTGCGGACAGTGAACAGAACGGCGAGAATTCGCCAGCGTGCCGCGCCGCGCTCCATGCCTGAACCCCCCATCCGTCAAAGACAGCGAGCTATAGCACTCGTGGCGGCTGCAAAATGAAATATTTGCGCATCCCGTACACCTTCTGAATGACGAAGGGTGACATATGCGTGTGCCGCCGACGGCCCCGCTTGCCTGCGGGCGTTTCGCAGCGTCTATCCGCGCGAAGGCCGTTTTGCGAAAGGAATTCGAGATGACGACGACCGACACGCCAACCGCCGCGCTCGCGCTGATCTTCGCGGGCGCGCTCGCCACGATCGCCTTCGATCTTTTCGGACAGGGGGTCTCGCCGGCGCTCGGCTTCGCGAATCTTTCACCGGTCGGGCTGGCGAACTCCACGCTGGAGGCGCTTACCGGCGCGCCGTGGACGCCGGGCGCGCAGATCATGCATTACGCCACCGGGCTGATCGCCTATCCGCTCGGCTGGCTTCTCATCGTCCGACCGCTCTGGCGCGGCGTTGCACCGGGTCTCCACTGGGCGCTCCCCGCCGCGCTCTATGGCGCCGGGCTCTGGATCTTCGCGCTTTTCATCATGGCGAATCTGGTGGCCGGCCTTCCGGCCTTTCTCAATTTCACCGGTATCGCCTGGGTGGCGCTGATAGGCCATGTGATCTTCGCGCTGGTCGCGGCCTGGACGATGGAGACGCGGCGCTTCGTCTGAACTGCGCCGACGCCTTCAACGCGCGCCCGGCCGGCCTACGCCAGCAGCCGGCGCATATCCGCGAAGAGCCGGTCGATCTCGACCGTGGCGCGGGACTGGTAGCGCGCCACTTTCTCCCAGTCCGAGGGGGAATAGATCAGCCGTTCGCGCAGCGATCCCGCGATCTGGCTCGTCCTCGCGCCTTCATGGATTTCATCGACCGGGCAGATCTTGTCCGCCAGCCCGATATCGTCGAGCATATGCTCGATCTTCGCTGTGTTGGACGGAATCGCGACGGCGGGCGCGTGGTTCACCAGCGCGAGGATCAGGCCATGAAACCTGCCGGTGATCCAGCAGCCGAAGCGCGCAAGGTCAGGGTCGGACAGCGCAGTCGGGATGGATTTCAACGGATGGTCGGCCCGCACCGCGGCGGCGAAGCTGCGGTGCAGCCCGCTCATCGCCCGAAATTCGAGCGCGTTCGCCGCGGCGAGCCGTCCCAGCGCCTCGGCGGTTTCCGGCACGACTGAATCGATCACCGCGCACCCCTCCCGCTGCGCGCCCTCACCGGCGACCGGTGGCGTGATCCATGCCAGGTCGGGCGTCATCCGCATCCGCGCGCCGAGGCCCGGCGCAGCCCGGAGCGAGCCAGATTCGCGAAGCGCGATAAGGTCGAAATCCGCGCAGATTTCCTCGAGAAACCGCCCGTTCCGCTCCCATACGCTGTTGATGAGGAACACTTTCTTTCCGGCGGCCTTCATCTGCCGCGCCGCCATCGCAAGCTCGATGGCGCGCGCGGCGTCGCCGTGAAACGTGCCCTCGCCGTTCAGCAGCACCGCGTCGAAATCCCGCGCCGGGTCGGCCGCCAGCACTTCGTTCAGCCCGGCCGCGCTGTTCGCCCAGCCGGCATATTCCATGCCATGCGCCCGCAGCATCCTGACCAGCGCCTTGCTGACGCTGACGCAGCCGAGATGCTTTCGGTTGAAGCCCAGTCGCGAAGTTTCGTTCAGGACAAGCATCCGTGGCCGCTTATCCGATCTGAACACATACTCGGCTTCCTGCGATGCAAGCGCGGGCGCGTTCAGCGGCGCCCATTTCAACTTGCCCGACGCCCATTTCTCGTCGATCGCTCTTGCGCGCGCGGCTGTCCGCGATCGGGTGGCCTCGAGGTCGGCCCCCTCCGCGACCTTCCCGGCCGCAGCCAACCCCCGGATCATCAGTCCGACCTCGCGGTTTCCCTGCTTCGGGTTCAATGAGATCGAGGCCTGGATCAGGCGCTGAAACGCCGGGAAATCACCTACGTGGTAGAATGTTTCGGCGAGGTCGGCGATCAGTTTCGACTTCGACGCGGCGGTGAAATCGTAGCGGTCGGAGAACCGCCGCCGCAACGCCGTCGCCAGAATACCATCGGCCCCGCCGGGGCTCGGCGCGAACGCCTGCTCACCGGTCGGCGTCAGACAATATACATCCGGATGGCTTTCATAGAACGCGCGTTCCTTGTCGAAATCGTGAATGAACGGGTTGCCGTTTGGATAGACCCCGGTAAACCCGTGCAGTATGAGCCGGTGCGGCGCCCTGCTCCGGGCCATGCGCCAGTAATTGATCAGGACCATCAATGCGACCGATGTGAGCCCGGCGGAAGGCTGATGCTGCGGGCCGAGGCGGTGAACGCGGTCGTTGACGAATGATGGGTCGAGCAGAGAAATGGTCATATGCGCGGTGCGGTGCGCGCCGTTCGCGTCCAGATAATCCGGCGTGACGGCGCCTTCATGCCTTATGAAGAATCCTGTCGAGCCGCCGGATGGCGGGTGAAACGCGCCGAGCGGCTCGCCCGTCTCGGCGAATCCGTAGGGAACGCCCGAGGCGGCCAGCGAAAAGAAGTAGAGCAGGTTCCTGGCGCGCCGCCTCAGCACGTCATTGAAAATGCAGAAGTTGTACTGGCAGATATAGTCCCGGTCCGGATCGAACCCTCTGAATATGTTATCAGCGGCGATATCAGGGTTGTTGGCTACAAAATAGATGCGCAGGGGGTTCGGCGCATCGATCATCATTTGAAGTGATCCGATGTTATTCAGAACGCCGGTTGCGGGCGCGTCAGCCCCTCTGCTCATCCGGTTTTCCGACCCTCGCATCCGCGTGCGCTCCGCCCTCGCCGTCGCGGCGCCCGGTCAACCGTCGATCCTGGCCAGCAGCGCCGCGCGGATCTCGGCGGGAAAGGGACGCGCGCGCCGCGTCTCGATGTCGAAGCAGACATTCACGCTGGTCGCCGTGGCGTGGCAGACGCCGTTCAGGAAGGCGCCATAGCCCGTCGTCAAGGATTTTTCGCCGACCCGCAGCAGCCGGCCGCCAACCTGCACCGCGCCGGGAAAATGCATCTCCTTCCGGTAATCGATGGTGAGATTGGCGAGAACGTAGCCCAGTTTCCGGTCGTCGAGCCCGGCGAGAAGATCGGTCAGAAGAGCGAGCCGGCCGGATTCGAAAAGCGCGGCGTAGGCGACATTGTTCACATGTCCCATCGCATCCTGATCCGAAAAGCGGAGGGTGACAGGCTCGAACATGCTGTAGCCGCCGATATCGTCGAGAGTGGGCGTTATCGTCATGGGCTGATCTGTCCTCTTGCGATTTCTGCGCTGGTGCGGCTTTTTCCAACGAACGCTGGAGGGGCGCGGCATGGCATTCGAACATCCATTCTATTTCCTTCGCCACGGCGAAACCACATGGAACGCCATCGGCAAGACGCAGGGCCAGCTCGACGCCCCGCTTTCCGATCTCGGCCGGCGTCAGGCGGCGAACGCGGCGGCGATCATGGCGCGCGAGCAGGTTACGCGCATAGTCTCCAGCCCGCTTTCGCGCGCGCGCCACACCGCCGAGGCTGTGGCCGAGACCACGGGCGCCGAAATCAGTTTCGACCCCGAACTGATGGAATTTCACGCCGGCGAATTGCAGGGCAAGCCGCGCGGCGAGAACGTGAGCGAGTATTTCGAGAAACGCTGGGACCCGCCCGGTGGCGAGACCTTCGCGGTTTTCGCCGCCCGCGCCTGGGCGGCGCTGGCGCGCGCGGCGAGCGAGCCGGGCGTGCTGATCGTCTGTCACGGCGGGCTCTGGCGGGCGGCTCAGGAATTCGTCGCCGTCGCGCCCCGACTCTGGCCGATGCCGAACGCGCTGCCGATCCATGTCAGCCCAGACGCGAAGAGCTGGACGGCGCGGGTTCTGGGCGCGGCGATGGACGCAGGAAAGTGAACGGATTCGGCGCGCCGGCTTCAGTCCGCCAGCCGCATCAGGTAGCGGCCGTATTCCGTTTTCAGTAGCGGCTCGGCGAGTGCGCGCAGAGCCACGGCGTCGATCCAGCCCTGATCGAAGGCGATTTCTTCTGGACAGCCGATCTTCAGCCCCTGCCGCCGCTCGATGGTGCGGACGAACTCCGCCGCCTCGATCAGGCTGTCATGCGTGCCGGTGTCGAGCCAGGCGTAGCCCCGGCCCATGCGCTCGACCGTAAGCGCGCCTTCGCGCAGATAGCTCTCCAGCAGCGTCACGATCTCCAGCTCGCCCCGCGCGGAGGGCTTCACCGCCCGCGCCCGCGCCGGCGCTTCCGAGTCGAGGAAGTAGAGCCCGGTGACGGCGTAGCGCGAACGCGGCTTCTCAGGCTTTTCGACAATGGAGACCGCGCGCCCCTCGGCGTCGAAATCGACGACGCCGTAGCGCTCCGGGTCTGCGAC encodes:
- a CDS encoding polysaccharide pyruvyl transferase family protein, with translation MMIDAPNPLRIYFVANNPDIAADNIFRGFDPDRDYICQYNFCIFNDVLRRRARNLLYFFSLAASGVPYGFAETGEPLGAFHPPSGGSTGFFIRHEGAVTPDYLDANGAHRTAHMTISLLDPSFVNDRVHRLGPQHQPSAGLTSVALMVLINYWRMARSRAPHRLILHGFTGVYPNGNPFIHDFDKERAFYESHPDVYCLTPTGEQAFAPSPGGADGILATALRRRFSDRYDFTAASKSKLIADLAETFYHVGDFPAFQRLIQASISLNPKQGNREVGLMIRGLAAAGKVAEGADLEATRSRTAARARAIDEKWASGKLKWAPLNAPALASQEAEYVFRSDKRPRMLVLNETSRLGFNRKHLGCVSVSKALVRMLRAHGMEYAGWANSAAGLNEVLAADPARDFDAVLLNGEGTFHGDAARAIELAMAARQMKAAGKKVFLINSVWERNGRFLEEICADFDLIALRESGSLRAAPGLGARMRMTPDLAWITPPVAGEGAQREGCAVIDSVVPETAEALGRLAAANALEFRAMSGLHRSFAAAVRADHPLKSIPTALSDPDLARFGCWITGRFHGLILALVNHAPAVAIPSNTAKIEHMLDDIGLADKICPVDEIHEGARTSQIAGSLRERLIYSPSDWEKVARYQSRATVEIDRLFADMRRLLA
- the rfbA gene encoding glucose-1-phosphate thymidylyltransferase RfbA; its protein translation is MTRKGIVLAGGSGTRLYPLTLSVSKQLLPIYDKPMIYYPLSVLMLAGTRDVAIITTPHDQAQFQRLLGDGAQWGMRLEYIVQPSPDGLAQAYLLAEDFLGGAGSAMVLGDNIFYGDGLPALLARAGAQEAGGAVFGYRVADPERYGVVDFDAEGRAVSIVEKPEKPRSRYAVTGLYFLDSEAPARARAVKPSARGELEIVTLLESYLREGALTVERMGRGYAWLDTGTHDSLIEAAEFVRTIERRQGLKIGCPEEIAFDQGWIDAVALRALAEPLLKTEYGRYLMRLAD
- a CDS encoding acyl-CoA thioesterase, whose amino-acid sequence is MTITPTLDDIGGYSMFEPVTLRFSDQDAMGHVNNVAYAALFESGRLALLTDLLAGLDDRKLGYVLANLTIDYRKEMHFPGAVQVGGRLLRVGEKSLTTGYGAFLNGVCHATATSVNVCFDIETRRARPFPAEIRAALLARIDG
- a CDS encoding histidine phosphatase family protein yields the protein MAFEHPFYFLRHGETTWNAIGKTQGQLDAPLSDLGRRQAANAAAIMAREQVTRIVSSPLSRARHTAEAVAETTGAEISFDPELMEFHAGELQGKPRGENVSEYFEKRWDPPGGETFAVFAARAWAALARAASEPGVLIVCHGGLWRAAQEFVAVAPRLWPMPNALPIHVSPDAKSWTARVLGAAMDAGK